The genomic segment GAAAATAGCAAGTTTATAACGGCCATCCAATCAGTGTGCGGCTGCAAATCGACGTCCAATGAGAATGTAGTATTTAGGTCGCCAATTGGTGGTTTACTCAAATACACTTGGCGCGGACGGTTAGTGTTCCATTTGAAATTGAGCAGTGAGCACCTAATATCTCCGGGTCAAACAAtgacagtgtttggtttgttttatttccaaGACGGCTCCGTTAGAGCAGATAATACATCCGTCATACGTGATGcatacagaaataaaaaaataacggtTAACTGCAGGGAAGACCTCGAGTCGGAGCAGGGCTGGATAGAGGTAATTTGGCCTACACAACGGCGACAACAAGAGGCGAAGCCTATTGCAGCCAAATTGCTTTTCTTTGGAGGTAAGTCAGTTCCAAAACGGTAGTGAAATGATTCCGAAATACTCTGTAACGTCAGCTAACTTTGGCTATAGTCTGTTGGAATGTTACGGTAATGATGATAGCCTAATAGAAAGAGTTGCTTTTATCGAAGTATAATGCTTGAATTTAGTAATCGAAGTAAAGTTACTGGATCAACTGGCGTAGTGGGGGCCTGTGGCGTAGCGGGGGCTACGTTTGCGCCTGAGAGCGTCTTTGCGTCGTATTTGTATTGTAAAATGTAGGAATGTTACGGTAATGATGATAGCCTAATAGAAAGAGTTGTTTTATAGCGGGGGCCTGTGGCGTAGCTGGACCACGTTGCGTAGCGGGGGCACGTGGCGTACCGGGGGCTGCGTTTTTTTTACGTTTGGCACGCTCCGATTGGGCACGCGCTCCGAACGGGCACGCTCCCAATGGGCACAAGCACTAGTCTGTGTCAATGtaatttattgtttatcttaagTCTTAAATCACATGCGTCCTTCCTGTTTTCACAGACACGGTGAGGGAGAAATTCCCCAACACCATGGTTAGTGAGATCCGGGCCCTGCTGCGGAGGAAATGCAATAATGAGGGCTACACCAAGGTTGCTCCTCAGTAGCtttattatatatgttatatatgtcaGATGTTTTAAAGTTAGGTGTTAttgaatgtatgtttgtattaatatttaaattaaagttttggtttgtacaatttaagtgttttttgTCATGGAACAAAATAGCACCCATGGAGTGTACTAAAATGGTACCAGAAAGAAGTGCATGTGAAGTATAATATGTATTGTAAGTATATTTCTGTAGTATTTATAAAGTACTTAGTAGTATAACAGTATTGTACTTAAAATACCCTTAATATACGCTTCCACTTtacattatagtataataactATACTTTAAGTACATGCCTTTGATGCTTAAATTGTGACACAAATTGactataaatacataataaatgcatttttaGTTACATAATTGCACACTTTAAAAGTACTAAATATAGTCAGAAAGTGTACTTGAATTTAATTAGAAATATGACAGAGGAATGATAATAGTGTGTTAAAAATACACTTCTATTATGTAGTATAAGCAGTGATAAAATACACTCAATATACACTTCTGCTCCTCTTTAGAGTATAATAACATTGTACTTAAAGTGCATGCCTTTGATGCTGCAATTGTGATAGAAATGtactataaatacattttaattaacataatggcagacttaaaaagtactaaatatagtcagaaagtgtatttgaatttaatttgaaatatgaCAGAAGTATGATAATAGTGTGTTCAAAATATACTTATATACTACTATCAATTGAACCATACTGCCTTTTTAAGTATATTTCAAACACACTGGTAATATAATGCTATTGTACTGCAAGAGTGTTTCAAATGCTAGAAATCATACTTTTCACTAGTGTACTTCAGTACACTTAAAGGTTGTCAAAAGTTGTGCAATTTTAGCATACTATTTACACTTGGAGTATACTggagtatatctatagtagtacTTAAGGTATACCTTAGTACACTTTGGTATACTTGAATGCGACGAAATTAGTACAGAATACAGTTACATACTAAAAGTGGACTTAGTACATCCTTTCAAAAGTGTCGTTGaagtataatattttttcacctGGGCAGTGATATGCTCGTACTCCTCGTTGAACTCTGCCAGACTGCTCTTGATGGACCAAAGGAGCCGGCGCTTGCCTTTGTAGGAGCCCTCACCCTGCCGGGATTTATATAGCTCCCCCAAGTACCTGGAGAACAGCATCAGAAAAAAACCAAGTGCATTTAGTATACCTACTGTACTTAATATTGTACAGTGGAGCATTCACTTTGTCAGTAAATCGTCCAAGCTGTACTGTAGTTTGTGAGGGCTATGGTTCTGGTTCTCCTCTAGTGTGAGGGCTAAGGGTCTGGTTCTCCTCTAGTGTGAGGGCTAAGGGTCTGGTTCTCCTCTGGTGTGAGGGCTAAGGGTCTGGTTCTCCTCTGGTGTGAGGGCTAAGGGTCTGGTTCTCCTCTAGTGTGAGGGCTTAGGGTCTGGTTCTCCTCTAGTGTGAGGGCTAAGGGTCTGGATCTCTACTGGACCTCAGCAGCTTCAGCTTGGTTCTTCTCCGGGGGCTCCAGAGGTCCTCCTGCCCCGTGATGTCACTGCAGAAGCAGGGCAGGCTGTAGAGACACTGCAGGGACGCGTTCAGGAAGCAGCTGTTTCCAATGTTGGGCAAGCTGaagaaaacacatacacatcattaGTCAATGTACCAGCCCGGAGTATATAGTCGTGATGATTAGGTTTTAAAGAAGAGACAACCAATGTTTGGGAAAGTGTAAATCTCTACAAATATAACCAGAACTCCTTAAACTATGGACTATAAGGGGGTGAAGGCATCAGCGGCCCCAAACAGGCTGCTTGTATTCATGTTTATTCTCTAAAGAACCAGCTCAAGAGATGTCTTTCCTGTCTCTTACCCAAGGGCCTCCTGGTGTTGCTGGGTCTTGCTCCTACCAGAGGAGGCCCGCAGCCGGCTGACCTCGTCCCTCTGAGGCTGACTGCAACACACAGGGAcgaggggaacagagagggaaacACAGCAATGAGGAGGATAGTCACGTCACGTATAAGCAAAACGGACTCATTCATTCATCGATTTCTATCTGATGTCCAATCCTGTGCTGATGGATCTCCCTGATGCAATCAGCAAAGGTTGGCTCCTGCTGTCATACCACTGCAGAGATGAGAAGCGACGAGGCCGGGAGAACTCTGAGGACCGACCACCACCACGGTTAAGACAATAATAGTTGATCTGTGGGACATGCTGTCTACTCAATGGAGGACTGCTTCAAAGTACCTGTTGTCTGGGCAGGAGGCCCAGTGGGGTCCACCTCATTGAGCTCACTCCCAGCTACTGCAGGTACCCTGAAACGCACACATTCATCAAGGTCAACTGAGGGTGGGGGCTGATGTTTTAAGGACAAATAAAAAGCAGGAATGCAAATTGAAAAGTTAGAAACATGGATGAGTCATTTTTGGCATAATTTCACCGGCGGTGAACTTAATGCTACTTGTTACCTACATTTGATTCCCCAGTACATCCTCATCAGGCAGGGTGGTGTCCTCTGAGGTCCCTTTGCTGCTCTGCTCACCGACATCTGATGACCGTCCTGGTGGGGAGGAGACAtctctgctgctgggggtgaTGACATCTGGAAGGTCCAGGATtcctgttggagagagagaggaggggggggagggagaaagagacacagttATTGGGGAGATACCAGAGGACAGAAGAACAGGAACAGGGAACGGAACAGGGGAGGATGGGGACGAGAAGAGAGAGGCGGGGTGATGAGAAACAGGGAgggatgtagtgggggagacacaagaataGGGGAGAGCTGTAGTCGGgaagacacaagaagaggggaggcatgtagtgggggagacacaagaagaggggagacatgtagtgggggagacacgagaagaggagatggatgtagtgggggagacacaagaagtgGGGAAACATGTAgttggggagacacaagaagaggggaggcatttagtgggggagacacaagaagaggggagacatgtagtgggggagacacgagaagaggagatggatgtagtgggggagacacaagaagtgGGGAAACATGTAgttggggagacacaagaagaggggaggcatgtagtgggggagacacaagaagaggggaggcatgtattgggggagacacaagaagaggggagacatgtagcgggggagacacaagaagaggggaggcatgtattaggggagacacaagaagaggggagacatGTAGTGGGGGTGAAACGAGAAGAGGGGGAAGATGTAGTCGGGGAGACGCGAGAAGTTGGAAGGCATGTAGTGGTGGAGACACAAGAATACGGGAgggatgtagtgggggagaaacgagaagagaggagagatgtagtgggggagacacaagaagaggggaggcatgCAGTGGGGGAGAAACGAGAAGAGGGTAGAGATGCAGTGGGGTTGAAacgagaagaggggagggatgggaaaGTGGGGAAAAAAGAGGGTTTCTTCTGAGGCAGCGATGCAACCACAGAAGGGGCCGGGCGGTGGTCAGGttctcctccatcttcctccatGGCAGGCTGTTTGAAGAAAGGGGCGTGAgaattaattataatattacGATATTTAAATGATGATGGGAAAATTTATTATAAATGATTGTatcaaaaatgaatgaatgaaagaaa from the Gadus morhua chromosome 22, gadMor3.0, whole genome shotgun sequence genome contains:
- the LOC115536086 gene encoding ubiquitin carboxyl-terminal hydrolase 37-like codes for the protein MVPAVAGSELNEVDPTGPPAQTTEFSRPRRFSSLQCQPQRDEVSRLRASSGRSKTQQHQEALGLPNIGNSCFLNASLQCLYSLPCFCSDITGQEDLWSPRRRTKLKLLRYLGELYKSRQGEGSYKGKRRLLWSIKSSLAEFNEEYEHITAQYTKVY